GAAGGTTCACGAATTGCTTGGACTGACCATTGACGATTTTACAAGGGCTGTAGTTCTGCCACAGGGCAAATTCGCTGAGTTTTTATCATTAAAAGGCTCTGAACGCAGACAAATGCTGCAAAGGCTGTTTCATCTCGAGCAATATGGAGATGAACTTTTAAAGAAGCTTCGCGGCAGGCTTTCCAAAGCAAAATACCGCCTAGGTGAAACAGAAGCAGAGCAGGCAGGCCTCGGTGATGCTTCAAAAGCTGCTTTACTAGCCGCGGAAACCGAATGGCAGTCAAGCTCACTTCTGCTGGAGAAACGGGTAGCTGAACGGAGAACGGTAAGAGACACATACGAGGAACAGAAAAAAGTATGGGAGCTTCAGCAGGAAGAGAAGCAGCTAAAGGAAAAAGAAGTGAAGCTTGAGCGGCAGGCAGAAGAGATGGAAAACATTGAGCATCGCTTGAAAATTGCCGATCAGGCTGAGAGGCTGAAGCCTTATGCTGATCATCTCCAATCATCTGAAAGCAAACATGTTCTGCTAGTAGAAGAAGAAAAGAAATGGTCAACAGAATGGGAGAAACAAAAACAAATAACGGCGGAAGCAAAACAGGCATTTGAAGAAGCAAGGAAGCAAAAAGAAATAAATGAGCCTGTTCTGGCGGTAAAAAAAGAGCGTCTGACCCAGCTTCTTGAAGTAGAAAAAGAGCGCGATCTGCGCAAAAACGAAACCGAAAAGCTGTCAATAGATCTCGAGCGTTTGGAGCAAGCCCGTCAAGCGGCGAAGCAAGAGTTTGATCACGCAGGGCAGCAGCTGGAGAAAGCAAAGCTTAAGCAGCAGCAGCTAAAACTTGAGCTCGAAAAACTTTCGGTTTCTTCGGCTTACAGGCAGAACATGCAGGCTGCTTCCGATTTACAGAAGGAATGGAAGTATGCGGAAGACCAAAAGAAGGAAGCAGAACAGCTATACTCACAGCTGCTTCAGCAGCAGCAGAGTGCAGAAAAGGATATGAAAGACCTTACAGACAAAAGAGAGTTAGAGAGTGAAAAGCTTATGTCGGTCTACAGCGGACTTCTTCACACATTCGAACAGACGAGTGAACTGAAAAACAGGCTGGAACGCAGCATTGCTTTTGGCAAGGAAAAGACAGCAGCTGCTAAAGTGAAGCTGGAACAGGAACGGGTGCACTCGATTGCCCGACAGTTATCCGCTTCCCTTCAGGAAGGAGAGGCTTGTCCTGTCTGCGGATCCACAAGCCATCCTATGCCTGTTCATGGCGAGCAGGAGGAAGGAAGCCGGCTGCAGCTTGAACAATTGGAAAAAGAACTGGAAGATAATCGAATGCTGCTGCAGGAAACAGAGCTCTTAAGAGTCAAAATGGAAGAGCTCTCAGCCTACCTTATCGGTGAATTCAGCTGGATTGCAGACGAAAGCGTCCATTCAGAAAGTGCGGCTGCCCTTGAACAGACAGAAGCGGACTTCCTCACTGACTTAAAGGGTTTAAAACAGGATCTGCTGCACATCAGAGACAAGGCATCTGCAAGTGTGAAAATGCTTCAGCAGCTGAAGAACGAGGAGCAGCAATCCGCCCAGCTTATGGAGAGATGTAAGCTGGACCTTAAAGAAGCATTGGCTAAGCTTCAGCTGCATAATGAAAAAAATCAGGCATTTGAAAGGCAGTGGGCTGCTTCTTATCCAGAAATGAAGCAGGATGAAGTTTCGAAACGCCTGAAGGAGATGCTTGAGAAGGATACCCAATTTGAAGGACTTCAAACGAGGGTAAATAAAAGCATTGAGTATATAGAAGAACAGGAGAAGCTCAGGCAGACTGCTCAGGAAAAGCTGGCAGAAATCGATAGACTCCAGATTCAGACAGCTGAGAAAAAACAAGCCTCCCAGGAAAGACTGGATGAAAAAGAGCGACTACTTGAAAAAGAAAGTCAAAATGGCACCATTCCAGCTCAGCTTGCAGGGATTGAAAATCAGCTATCCCAATTAGCAGAACGCGAGAACCAGCTTCGCTCTCATTATGAGAAAAAAGACAACCATCTTAAGGAAGCGGAAAAGGAATTGGCAGCGGCAAGGAAAGGTCTAATTGATGCCTCAAAATCTGTTGAGGATGCAAGGAACAGCTGGCATAAGCAAATTGAACAAACGGCTCTTCGTACAATGGAAGACGTTCATTCAAGTCTGCTTCATCAAGAAGAAAAGGAAAGCTTTTCTTCCAGACTGGAAGCATTCAGGGATAATTGGAAGCAATGCAAGGCAGACTTAAAACGACTGAGCGAACAGCTTCGTGATCGGAAGCTGGATGAAGAAACATGGCTGAAAACGAATGAGCTTATCTCGGAATGCGAAGCGCTTGTAAGCGAGGCGGAAGGACTGAAAGGTGCTGCAGCTAAAGCCCTTGAGCTTCTAAAGGAAAAGCATGAGCGCTTTGAAAAGCTTGAAGAGCAGCGGCTTGAAGTTTCCGGCCAAATTGCTGATCTTGAAAAATTACAGTCTGTTTTTAAGGGGAATTCCTTTGTAGAATACATTGCAGAGGAGCAGCTTCACCATGTAACAAGAGCAGCTTCAGAGCGTCTCGGCCTTCTTACACGGCAGCGATATGCGATTGAAGTGGATTCACAGGGCGGCTTTATTATGAGAGACGATGCCAACGGAGGAGTCAGAAGGCCTGTATCAAGCCTTTCCGGCGGAGAAACCTTCCTAACCTCGCTCGCGCTTGCTTTATCGCTTTCCACTCAAATTCAGCTGCGGGGAGAATATCCTCTGCAATTTTTCTTCCTTGATGAAGGATTTGGGACACTCGATGCCGATCTGCTTGATACGGTTGTAACAGCCCTTGAAAAGCTGCAATCCAATAATCTGTCTGTCGGCGTCATCAGCCATGTTCCGGAGCTGCGGGCAAGACTTTCAAAAAAACTTGTGGTGACACCTGCTGATCCCACGGGGAGAGGGACTGCTGTCGCATTGGAAACTTTGTAAACGGGGTGACTGGTTGTGGGGAAAAAACAATTGGGCAGGTGCGGGCTCTGCCGCAGAAACGATGTGGAGATAACCATTCACCACCTCATTCCGAAAGAAATGGGAGGTGCTTATTTAGCCACCGCCAATTTGTGCATCCCATGCCATAAACAGATTCATGCCCTCTACACAAACGAAGAGCTGGCTGCGAGACTTTCAACAATTGAAAATCTCCAGAGGGATGAGAAGCTTTCCAAGTTTATTAAATGGATCCGCAAGCAGCCATCCACCAAGCTTATCCAGACAAGAAAATCGAATGAGCGAAAGAAAAAGAGGTAATCTGTCGCTGTGACCGATATAGGGGAAATCTGATAAATGTAAGTGACCGATACCCTTGCGTAAGTGGCAGCTGAAATCCCATAAAACAGATTTCTGATTTAAAATACAACGAAAAGAAAGAGCACCGGCGCTGGTGCTCTTTTTTTCAGTTATTCGCAACAATATTCTGATCGGCAACATCAGGATCAATCATATTGGTTGCACTGATTCCATTATTTAAAATCCAGAAGTCACCCGTGTTTCCTCCGCCAGAGCCTGCAGCTGATTTGGAAGAACTTTTAGGAGATAAATAGAACGTATCACCAAAGTTCACGACTCCGCCGGAAACGGTATTGATCTTGATAGGGCCGACGATGGCTGGCATGGCAAACACCCTTTATTATCTAAGTCATATGACCAGTATATTCAGTCTTCGCCGGATTGTTCTTCGGGATCCAGAACACCCTTGGGCCGGAAAAGCTGCCTGTTATGCTTTACGCGTGCTTCCATGTCAATAAGATCGGTTGAGCCGATATGAAAAACAGCGGACGTAGAGACGGCTAGTATTTTTACAAATTTGGTACGGATAAACGGTTTTTCGTGAATATAGGAGGTCACAACATTTTCTGACTTGATGGGCCTCGGGATAGGCAGCCGAAAAAGATCGTACTTACTGAAGTCCCCCTCATTATCATAAAACACTTCCGCTTCCCGCTGTACGGCAAATACGTTTGCTTTTGGCAAAATCTCTCTGGAATCCCCTATATTAAATATAGAGGAAAACCCAAGAATGTTTACATAGGCGGCATCAACGATTGAGTTTCGATTGTACATAATTTACTGCGGCGCCAAAGGAACGAATGGTCCGATAATCAATGATTCCGGCGGAGTATCAAATACACTAGAAGCACCGACATTATTCACATCTCCGATTAAAAAGACGGAGGATGTGGCAACAGCTGTGACTCGGCAAAACACAACATTAAGGTCCTTATTTACAACAGTAAAATTCATGGCTGTTCTCCTTTCACTTCCACAGGAAGATATTTAATAAAGTGGTCAACGGATTGCGCAATTTCCTCTTTTACCCTTTGAGTAATTTGATCAGCTTGAGAATCCGGATCGCCCTCATGGAAATTTGCGGTTTTCATATAATACTGAACCCTGGTATCGATCTGTTTGCGGATGTCTTCGATGACCATTTTTCTCTGTTCATCATTCAGCTTTCTTGAGTGGCGCTGCTCCTGGGCTTCGAGCATGTTAAGGCACTCTTCGCTTAAGTACGTATTCAGCTGGTCAAGAGCCAGACCATAGGTTTCGCCGTTATATTCACGTTCCAGCTTCCCTACCTGCTGGCCTTTTTGAATAACTTCGAAGTTTTCAATCGGTTCAGGATCTGTTGGGTTTAATCCGATATTCAATGTTCCTTCCAATGTTTCCACTTTCAACTGGTCAAATTTATATTCGATTTTTTCGATGGTAGTGGACGGTTTATCCTTCAATGCCTGCAGATCGGTTGACATTTGCTGGATCATTGATTCAAGTTGCTGAATTTTGTTTTGCTGTGATTGAATACAAGTACACAGCTGCTGCAAATAAGACCCGACATCATTTCCGTAGTACAAGACAAGCACCTCGCAATCCCGATCTATCGTTACTGCATCCTATGCCGGAATGACAAATTGGGTGAATGCCTATTTTACCTGGATGGCGGAGGTGCGAGCGGGACAACCGGGCGAGAAAGAGCCTGAGATAATTCAGCACGCCGTGTTGCGGGAGGTGCAGCTTCAAAAAATCCGCCTGTATTGTATAAATTGGAAAGCGATTTTATATATCCGGCACTGCCGATTTGAAGGACGGAGGAGTTATTGACGGCGCCCACGCGGAGATAGTTGATACAAATGGTTTGATTGATATAAAAATTCATGAAGTCCCTCCTATGCATTTCCGGCAATCGGCTGATCTACGATATCCTGGTCAAACGTGTTCGTCACACTGTTCTGATTGAAGATGGTCATCCCATCGCCTGTATTAAAGGAACCAGCTCCGGAAAAG
The Metabacillus sp. FJAT-52054 genome window above contains:
- a CDS encoding spore germination protein codes for the protein MPAIVGPIKINTVSGGVVNFGDTFYLSPKSSSKSAAGSGGGNTGDFWILNNGISATNMIDPDVADQNIVANN
- a CDS encoding SMC family ATPase, which produces MKPIELTISGLHSFREKQTIDFEGLCDGGVFGIFGPTGSGKSSILDAITLALYGKVERAANNTHGILNHAEDQLSVSYTFELQNGTSVKRYKVERTYKRTDEHRVKGSISRLVDLQAEPVVLADKASEVNEKVHELLGLTIDDFTRAVVLPQGKFAEFLSLKGSERRQMLQRLFHLEQYGDELLKKLRGRLSKAKYRLGETEAEQAGLGDASKAALLAAETEWQSSSLLLEKRVAERRTVRDTYEEQKKVWELQQEEKQLKEKEVKLERQAEEMENIEHRLKIADQAERLKPYADHLQSSESKHVLLVEEEKKWSTEWEKQKQITAEAKQAFEEARKQKEINEPVLAVKKERLTQLLEVEKERDLRKNETEKLSIDLERLEQARQAAKQEFDHAGQQLEKAKLKQQQLKLELEKLSVSSAYRQNMQAASDLQKEWKYAEDQKKEAEQLYSQLLQQQQSAEKDMKDLTDKRELESEKLMSVYSGLLHTFEQTSELKNRLERSIAFGKEKTAAAKVKLEQERVHSIARQLSASLQEGEACPVCGSTSHPMPVHGEQEEGSRLQLEQLEKELEDNRMLLQETELLRVKMEELSAYLIGEFSWIADESVHSESAAALEQTEADFLTDLKGLKQDLLHIRDKASASVKMLQQLKNEEQQSAQLMERCKLDLKEALAKLQLHNEKNQAFERQWAASYPEMKQDEVSKRLKEMLEKDTQFEGLQTRVNKSIEYIEEQEKLRQTAQEKLAEIDRLQIQTAEKKQASQERLDEKERLLEKESQNGTIPAQLAGIENQLSQLAERENQLRSHYEKKDNHLKEAEKELAAARKGLIDASKSVEDARNSWHKQIEQTALRTMEDVHSSLLHQEEKESFSSRLEAFRDNWKQCKADLKRLSEQLRDRKLDEETWLKTNELISECEALVSEAEGLKGAAAKALELLKEKHERFEKLEEQRLEVSGQIADLEKLQSVFKGNSFVEYIAEEQLHHVTRAASERLGLLTRQRYAIEVDSQGGFIMRDDANGGVRRPVSSLSGGETFLTSLALALSLSTQIQLRGEYPLQFFFLDEGFGTLDADLLDTVVTALEKLQSNNLSVGVISHVPELRARLSKKLVVTPADPTGRGTAVALETL
- a CDS encoding spore germination protein, translating into MPAIVGVFKVNSVGTSSVLHIGDVFTIAPVSSVKTFSGAGSFNTGDGMTIFNQNSVTNTFDQDIVDQPIAGNA
- the gerPC gene encoding spore germination protein GerPC, translated to MYYGNDVGSYLQQLCTCIQSQQNKIQQLESMIQQMSTDLQALKDKPSTTIEKIEYKFDQLKVETLEGTLNIGLNPTDPEPIENFEVIQKGQQVGKLEREYNGETYGLALDQLNTYLSEECLNMLEAQEQRHSRKLNDEQRKMVIEDIRKQIDTRVQYYMKTANFHEGDPDSQADQITQRVKEEIAQSVDHFIKYLPVEVKGEQP
- a CDS encoding spore gernimation protein GerPD; this translates as MNFTVVNKDLNVVFCRVTAVATSSVFLIGDVNNVGASSVFDTPPESLIIGPFVPLAPQ
- a CDS encoding spore germination protein GerPE, producing the protein MYNRNSIVDAAYVNILGFSSIFNIGDSREILPKANVFAVQREAEVFYDNEGDFSKYDLFRLPIPRPIKSENVVTSYIHEKPFIRTKFVKILAVSTSAVFHIGSTDLIDMEARVKHNRQLFRPKGVLDPEEQSGED
- a CDS encoding HNH endonuclease signature motif containing protein, which translates into the protein MGKKQLGRCGLCRRNDVEITIHHLIPKEMGGAYLATANLCIPCHKQIHALYTNEELAARLSTIENLQRDEKLSKFIKWIRKQPSTKLIQTRKSNERKKKR
- a CDS encoding spore germination protein GerPB, with product MNFYINQTICINYLRVGAVNNSSVLQIGSAGYIKSLSNLYNTGGFFEAAPPATRRAELSQALSRPVVPLAPPPSR